ACTTCGTGTACGGCTGGTCGGATCCCGATCTGCTCTGCGGGACATTCGGGATCAGCCAGACTCCCGCGGTGGCGCTGTTTCTGCTGATCTTGATCACCTACTTGGTCTCGCGGATGATCGAGGAGCGCCATCTGCGGCTCGGATTCGTTGTCGCCATCGGGATCATGATGATCTGCCCGCTGCTGGGCGAGGCCAAGTTCTTCTTCATGTTCCTGCCGCTACTGATGATCTTCATGATTCGGCGCGAGTTCCTCGGCCGCCCGGTCATGGCGATCGGGATCACGCTGGCCGCGGTCGCGGCGATTGTGGCCGCGGATTTCGTGATCGTGGCCTCCGGCGGTTGGGTGGAAGGACGAAACCCGCTCACCTATGTCCGGAAGTTGCCCGAGGTATTCGCCGCGGAGCTGGAACCCTCGACGGAAGAGCGCTACGAGCGCTCGTACACCTATGTGGCTGCATTGCGGTTGGCAGCGGAATCGCCGAAGCACGCGGTGTTCGGCAACGGACCGGGCTCCATCACACAATCCGTGATCTCGGAAGGGCATTCGGCCAAGTCAGCGTACTTTTCGCAGTGGGGGCTGTCCTCCAACGCGACGTCGATCCCCTGGCTGCTGATTGAATACGGTTACGTCGGGACCGGCATCATGCTGTTTATTTTGTATTCGATCTACCGGCGGGGCCGAGTCTTGCGGCACTCGGGGGAGACCGAACGCCGGACATACGGCCGCACGCTGGAGTCGATCACGTTTCTGTATGGCGGGTGGCTGTTCTACGCGCCGTCCTGGCAATCGGACACGATGAACTTTGTGTACTGGCCGCTGGCCGCTTTCCTCGTGCACCTGAGCTATCAACCGGGACCGGCTGTCGCACCGGGACCTGAGGGCGCGGCGCTGACCGGAGCGCGCGATTGGCGGCAGTTGAACGCGTAGCTCAGCCGATCTCAGTGGAAAAGAGCAAACCCGATACGACCGGTATCGGGTTTTTCGTGACCCCACGGAGAATCGAACTCCGATTGCGAGAATGAAAATCTCGAGTCCTAACCGTTAGACGATGGGGCCGCAATGCGGGGATGGGTGACGATCTTCTCGGATGCTCCGGATGTCATTTGGGTGGCTGAGGGGATTTGAACCCCCGACCCTTGGAACCACAATCCAATGCTCTAACCAACTGAGCTACAGCCACCAGAAAAATGAGCTCGCCGTTCGGGCGACCTTCAGCGCCGTTTGCCGGATCCGCGCTCGAGCAGCGGAGCCACGACGGTATCGAGTGTGGGAGATCCGATTTCCTGCAAGTCGTAGCGGACGCGAATCGCCGGCTTGTCGAGTTGAATCACACGACGCAGATCGATGGGCGTGGCGATAATGACCAGATCGGCCTTGGCCTTCTTGATCGTCGCCTGCAAATCTTTCATCTGCTTGGCACCGTATCCCATCGCCGGCAGCAGCGGTCCGATCCCCGGATACTTGCGGAAGGTCTCGGCGATCGTGCCGACCGCATACGGCCGCGGATCGACCAATTCGGCGGCGGCGAACCGCTTTGCCAGGACAACGCCCGCGCCATACTTCATTTCGCCGTGCGTCGTCGTGGGACCGTCTTCCACAACTAATACGCGTTTGCCGCGGATTTTCTCCGCTCCCTCCGCGGAAATCGGGGAAGCCGCATCGATCACGACCGCCGTCGGATTGCAGATCTCAATCGACGCGCGGACCTGCGCCACCTGCTCCGGTGTCGCACTGTCGATCTTATTAATGACGATGGCATGAGCCATTCGCAAGTTGACCTCGCCCGGGTGATACGAGACCTCGTGACCGGCGCGCAGCGGATCGCAGACGGTGATATGCAGGTCGGGCTTGAAGAACGGGAGGTCATTGTTGCCGCCGTCCCAGAGCACCACATCCGCCTCTTGCTCGGCCTGCCGCAGCAGCCGTTCGTAATCCACTCCGGCATAGACAATGGAGCCGCGATCGAGGTGCGGTTCGTATTCTTCCATTTCCTCAATCGTGCAGTGCTGCGCCTTGAGGTCTTTGATGGAAGCGAATCGCTGCACCGCCTGCTTGACCAGGTCGCCGTACGGCATCGGGTGGCGCACGACCACGAGCTTCTTGCCTGCCGCCTTCACCAGCTCCGCTACCCTGCGTGTGGTTTGCGACTTGCCGGCGCCGGTGCGTACGGCGCAAACAGCAATCACCGGCTTTTTGCTGGGAACCATCGTGGCCCGACCGCCGACCAGGCGGAAGGCCGCTCCGGCGGCAAGCACGCGGGAGGCCCAGTGCATCACATACTCATGCGCGACATCGCTGTAGCTAAAGACGACTTCGTCCACCTGTTGTTTGCGGACGAGGGTCTCCAGTTCAGCCTCCGCATGAATTGGAATTCCTTTGGGGTATAGTGATCCGGCCAATTTGGCCGGATAGCGACGGCCATCGATATCAGGGATTTGCGTGGCAGTAAACGCGACAACATCGCAGGCCGAGTTGTCACGATACAGCATGTTGAAATTGTGGAAATCCCGGCCGGCGGCTCCTTGGATGATCGTCTTGATCTTGTTCATCGGGTTGGACGGGTCAGACAGTGAACTTGCGAAACTATGAATTTATGATTCTCGGCGGTAAAAGTCAACTCGGGCCCAATCTTGCCTTTCGCGGGGGATGTCGCTAACTCGTAAATAGTTATATTATACCATGTTAACAGATCGTGTGCAAAGCGAAGCGCCGATCTTGAGGACCGGCGCCGGTGCGACTTCAACCGCGATTGGCGTAAGGAGGGCTCAGACGAGCTTGCCCTCCGCCCGGCACTTGCAATGACACTGGAGCAGGTAGGCGAGGAAGTCCGCCACTGCCGAAAGCGTGCGGACATAGGCGGGTGCTTCCGGTCGCGGCTCGCGATCCGCCGTCATGAGCACACCGAAGACGCGATCTCCGTCTCTTAGCGGCGCGGCCACATAGCCACGGAATCCGGCGGCCCGCGCCGTCTCGCAGAACTCCCCCTCCTCCCGCGAAAGGTCGGCGAAGGCACAGGCCTCGCCCGTGCGGGCGACCCACCCGCAGCGAGTGGTCGCCACGGAGATCTCCGTAGTGGCCGGTGACATGCCGTAACAACCGGAGTAATCCAGAGTAGCTCCGCCCGGCCTGAGCAACTGAATGGCCACGATGGGGAAGCCGATATGTTGTGCGATCAACTCCGGCACCACGTCCAGTAACTGGTCCCGGCTCGCGCCGCAGACAAGCAGGCGCGACAACTCGGAGACGACTTGATGCTGGACCTCCCGTAATCGCTGGTCGGTGACGTCGCGGGCGCTGCCAACGATTTGCAGCGCATTGCCTGCTTCATCCCGCAGCGAAACCGCGTTGCGGCTTTCGACCCAGCGCCACTGATTGAGCTTATCGCGGAATCGCCACTGGAGTTGCATGGTCGTGCCGTCCGGCTGGCGCACCAGCTCTTCCATCCGTTCATTATAGTGACTGATGTCGTCCGGGTGCACGCGCTGGAATACGAAATTCGGACTCAGGAGCTCCGGATCGTCCGGCGAGAATCCCAAGCTTTGTTTGACGCCCGGACTCACTTGCAGCATCCGGTGTTCGCGGAGATCGAAAACATACAGCATGTCCGGGGACGCATCAAGAATGCGTTGCACGAGCACCTGGCTTTGCGTGAGTCGTGCAACGGTTTCCTTGTGGTCATCTACGTCGAGACAGGAACCGATGTACCCTTGATACCCGCCCTCAACCCCGTAGCGCGGCACGCCGTGGTTAAGCACCCAGCGATACGCGCCATCGCGCCGGCGCATCCGATACTCGAGCGAGAACGGCTTGCGTTCAGCGGTGGCGGCCTTGAATTCGGCCTGGAATCTCGCCGCGTCGTCCGGGTGCAGATGGTGACTCCAGTCGGCCTTGAACTGCTGGTCCGGCGGCAGTCCGAGGAAATCGAAGCCCATGCGGTTGAGATACGCGAGCGCGTTGTTTTCATCGATCATCCAAATCATCACGGGCGTAGCGTCGGCGACGGAGCGGAATCGTTCTTCGTTTTCCTTCATCGCCGCTTCGACACGCCGCCGTTCGGTGATGTCGCGCACGATTGCCAGCACGAGTCCCTCCCCGCCAATTTCGACGGAGGACAGGGAGACTTCACAGTCGATCAGTATGCCGTCCTTGCGCCGATGCTTCCAGTAGAAGGATTGCGCGCTGCCCGCCATGGCCGCCATGATATACGCCCGGGCCGCTTCGGTGGAGGGTCTGCCGTCGGGCTGGATTTCGGGGGAGAAGTTCACGGGCGACGCGCCGATCAGGTCGGAGCGCGTGCAGGCGAAGATTTCGCAGGCTTTCGCATTGCAGTCGCGGAAGTACTCGTCCATCAGGAAGAAGCCGTCGCCCGAGCGCGTGAAGACGGAGCGGTACTTCTCTTCGGACTCACGATACGCTTCGGCGGTCCGCCGTTGTTGTTCGAGTAGCCGCGCGGTTTCGACTTTGGTCGCGGCGAGATCGGCGAACAATTCGAGATAGAGAAATGCCTCGGGCGTGGGGCGTTTGCCATCGACGGGATCATCGCAGTTGACGGAGCCGATCACGCGGCCGCCGGAACCGTAGAGCGGCACGTATGCCAGATCCATCGGATTCCATTCGTCGCCCGGCTGCACCTCACGGCGGCCCGGCACGACCGTGTCCACGGGGATCACGGACGGCAACTCTTCGGCCGGTACAAAGTAGCTGCGGCTGATTTTGAAGCGCTCAAAGGCCGGACCGAATTGCCGCGCGCGATCTTCCGGTGACCGTCGGTTGGACTCCAGAAACTCGATGTCTTCGGGTGTGCAGCCGACATAGGCCGCCTGGACAATTGCCCAGTTCTTGAACAGGCTGACGGAGACGGAACCCCAACCTGCCTCATGGACCGCATCAGCAATCCGCTGCAACGTCGCCTGCACGGTACGGGCTTCCTGTACGGCGGCGGCGGCGCGGAACAGACGCGTCAGCTTATCCCGCGATTCCTCGAGCTGCTTGGCGTACTCATCGAGGACGCCGAGCGAATCGAATCGCTCTTGCTCTTCCGTGACGCGAGCGATTTCCATCTCTTCGAGCTCGTACAGCCTCGAACGCAGCGCGTCGAGTTCGGCGGTGAGCTTCTCTACTCCGTATTCGGCCTCAGTCTGTGCGCCCGAGTTCACCATTCGTCGCGGATGTTTGACGTTGCAGAATTCCGACACTCCCCGCCGGCGGAGCGAATTGTTACGAGATCATGCAAAATTGATTCCCGAGCACGGGAGCCGCGGCGCCGGTCGGGTCTCCGGTCAGAACCGCTCCCTTAGCTTCATTCGCACAAAATAATTGCAGTGCTTCGGACGGACTGACGCGCAGAATGTGCAGGGTCTGGCGAATTCGGTCCTGAAGTTCCGCCAGAGACTCACCGAACTCGGCGTCGGGCCCTTGCAACCGCCTCGAATCGTCGGTATATTAAGTGGGCCCCTGACTCGTAACATCGCGCACTGCCGACAATAGCGGATTTGCCTTCTCGGAATGGACAAGAAACGGAGTGACGACGTGAGAAAAACCGTAGCAATTTGTTGCCTGTTTGCGACAACCATGTTGACATCTGCAATCGTATGGGCAACGCCTTTGGGTGGATCTATCCCTGCCAATTTTCACCGCCTGACCGGTCCATCGGCGGCGGTCCCTTGCCCGACTGAACTAATCGACAGCAATCCGGAGGCCATCCGCCTCGGCTTTTACGATCCGCCGTTCACACGGCTGGGTATTGAGCTGGGCGGCCAATCGTATGTTGCGCTGCGCATGGACGGTGAAGGCTCCACTCTTTTGCCGGGTCAGCCAGACTTGCCGATGGTGAACCGCGTGCTCATGGTCAGTAATCATGGGCAAGTCGGGGTCCGTATAGTTTCCCAATCTTACCATGTGGAGTCGCTGGACGCACTTCCCGCGCCATTCGTTTCGCTGCAATCGAATGACGAAGAAAGCCGGATGTTGGTGACTCCCGATAGTCGAATCTATTCGACGGACGCGTGGTACCCCGCGGAAGTCGCCGCGGTGAGTACTCCGGCGACGTTTCGCGACCTGCGGATCGTCAACTTGTCGGTATTTCCAATTCAGGTGAATCCGGTCACGCGCGAGATTCGCGTGTACGACCAGTTGGAAGTAGCGGTGGAGAATCTGGGCGGAATCGGCGAGCACGAGATCGATCTCGTGCCGCAATCGATCACACCCGGCTTCAAGAAGCTGTACTCGATGGTGACGAACTTCCGCGACAGCGCGTTGGACGCGTTGCCGGTAGTCCCGGGGAAGCAACTATTTATCTGTCCAGACGGCACGACGCAGGCGACCACGCAGCTGCTCGTGGACTGGCGGCGGAAGAAGGGCAATGATGCCTATTTGACCACGGCAACGGCCATCGGCGGGAACGATGCAGTCCTCATTCGGAACTACATAGTAACGGAATACAACAACAGCGGCGGCACTCTCGAATCCGTGTGTTTGGTGGGCGATCCGTCCGGTGGTGCGGGTTACAATCTCGCCACGCACGGCACGCAGCTCGACAACTTCTTCGGGACGTTGGGCACGGGACCGAATCCGGATCCGGTGCCGGACATCGGGGTCGGTCGTCTGCCGGTATTGGATGCCACTCAACTCGGGGCGATGGTCACGAAGACCGTCAACTACGAAGCGGATCCGTACGTCGCGGACACGACGTGGTTTCGTCGCGCGTGGTGCGCCGCGCACATTGCGACCATCGAATCCAACGCCTCGACGAAGCAGTACACGCGGCAGATCATGCTGCAACACGGCATGGATTCGGTCTACTTCAATATCATGACCAGCGACATGACCGCCGAGATCATGGCGCCGCGCATTGATCAGGGCGTGTGTGTGTTCAATCATCGCATGAGCTGGCTGTTTGAGATGGATCCCATCGAGATCGACGGTCTGACTAACGGCCGCAAGTTGCCGTTTGTGATGACGGTCACCTGCGGAACCGGGACGTTTTCGGGCAGTGGTGATGTCCTGTCGGAAGCGTGGGTGCGCAAGGGTACGGCATCGACTCCAATCGGAGCGATCGGCGCGGTCGGGATGTCGGGTTCAGGAACGCACGTTGCGCAGAACAACATCGTTGATGCGGGCGTGATGCACGGCATCTTCTCGCTCGGTATTCGCGAACAGAGTCTGGCGCTGATTGCCGGCAAGCTGGCGCTCTATCAAACCTACTCAGGGCACGACGATGCCTCGGTGAACAACTTCTGCTACTGGGCAAACCTGATGGGCGATCCCGGAGTGGAACTCTTCACGCGCGTGCCACGCACGGCAGTGGTTACGCACCCCGCGTCCATTCCACTGAACACCAACAACGTCACCGTAACGGTCGCCGTCGGCGGCGGTTCGCCCGATCCCGGGGCCCTCGTCGGCCTGGTGAAGGGTACCGAGACGTTCGCCCGCGGCTACACGGATGAAAACGGCATCGTGAATCTCGCTGTGTCCACGCCGACCACCGGGACGATGATCATCACGGTAACCGGCCCCGGCATCGATACCTACAACGGCACGATCACCGTGGCCTCGGCTGCCGCCTCGCTCTCGTTCTTCAGCAACACGGTTGACGACGACAACTCAGGTGGCACGGTTGGCAACAGCAACGGCGTGCTCAACCCCGGCGAGACCATCGACCTGAATCTCCGGCTCACCAATAGCGGTACGACCTCTACGGTAACGGGCATCAGCGGGACGCTATCGTGCTCGCATCCGGGAGTTTCCGTGACGGGCGCGACGCGCGGCTATCCCAACATCGCGGTTGGCGCGAATGCGGCTCCGACAACTCCGTTCCGGATTCAAACCGCACAGCTGTTCAACGCGGAGCCGATCTCGTTCTTCTTGACGACCACATCATCGGCCGGTACACAGGTCATTCGGCTCGATCTCACTCCGTCCAGCGGCGATGTGGCATTTGTCAGCAGTTCATTCCCCGACGGCAACAGTCGCGTCGATCCGGGCGACACGGGTCCGCTGACGGTGACGATCAACAACTCCGGGGCCGTTGCTTTCACGAACGCCAGCGCGATCCTGCGCTCCTTGGACCCCGACATCACTGTCACGGATTCCCTTGGAACTTATGGCGCGGTCGCCAACGGCGCCAATGCCACGAACAGCGGCAACCCGTTCGCGCTGGTCGCCTCGGCACAGGCGCTCGGCGGGTCCACGGCGCGAATGCAATTGGTGCTGACCGACGTGACCGGCTTCCGTGATTCCGTGGAATTCCTGCAAAACGTCGGACTGGTGGCCACGACCTGTGCAACGGGTCCGGACGCCTACGGCTACTACGCGTTCGACAATACGGAAACCTCGCCGGCCAGCGCGGCGTGCCAGTATTTCTGGACCGAGATCAGCGGAGTCGGAACCAACCTCGGGATGACCGATAACGCGCAGGATCAGGATCAGAGCGCGCTGCGCACGCTGCCGTTCACGTTCCGTTATTACGGAGTGGACTACACGCAGATTACGATCTGCTCGAATGGCTGGATCGCGTTCGGCGATCACACGGACATAACGGACTTCCGCAACTATCCGATCCCCGGCCCGCTCGGTCCGCCCGCGATGGTCGCCGCCTTCTGGGATGACCTGGTGATTGGCGGAATCGCGAATCCGGGTGTGTGGATCTATCATGATGTGGCCAACGCTCAGTACATTGTGCAGTGGCGCGTCCAGACGCGATGCACATTAGTGGATGAAGTCTTCCAGATCGTGCTCATGAATCCGGCGGTCTATCCCTCCGCCTCCGGCGACGGCAAGATTCTGATGCAGTACCAATCCGTTGCGCAGTCGAGTAACTGCACCGCGGTCGGCGGCGTCAACGACAACGAATACTCCACCACCGGAATCCAGAACGCGGACCATTCGGCGGGCCTCCAATATTGCTATTGGAATGTGTATGCACCGAGCGCCGCACCGCTGGCCGCGGGCCGCGCCGTCGTGTACACGACCGACCAGACCGGTAGTCTGATTGCGGACCTCACGTTGATCGCTCCGAACGGCGGCGAGCAGTGGTATGGCGCGGATGTCCGCGATATCGCGTGGCATCCCGGCGATGTCGGCGGCAACATCAGCATCGAGCTCTCGCGCAGTGGCACCGGCGGGCCGTGGGAACCGCTAACGGCTTCGACACCGAACGACGGTCTGTTCTCCTTTACCGTAACCGGGGCCGCGTCGAGCACCTGCCGTGTGCGTATTACGTCACTCTCTGACCCGTTGCAAACCGACGTTTCGGCGACGGACTTCTCGATCGCGGGACTGACCTTGTCGGCTCCCGACGGCGGAGATTTCTGGTTCACGGGCGATACCCGCACGATTAGTTGGGTTCCCGCCGGCGTGGCGGGTAATATCCGCGTCGAACTTTCGCGGACCGGAAGCGGCGGTCCGTGGACGGTGCTGGATGCCGGGACGGCCAACGATGGGCTGTTTGACTGGGTAGTCGTCAGTCCGATTTCGACGGCCTGCCGGGTTCGCATCACGGCCGTGAACGATGGCGCTCAGACCGATGTCTCCGCGGCCGATTTCACGATTGCCACGTTGCAAACGATCTTAAGCGAGGGCTTCGAGAGTGGGGCACCGCTCTGGACCCACGCGGCGAGCGGCGGCAGTTGGGTGGACCAGTGGCACATCTCCACGGAGCTCGCGCAGACCGGCACTCACTCGTACAAATGCGGAGATCCCAGTACGGGAACCTATGCGGCCCTGAACGATGCGCTGCTGCTCTCACCGGTGCTGACGGCGCTCCCGGCGAACGCGACGCTAAGGTACTCCTACCAGATTGAGGCGGAGGTCTCGACCACGTTTCCCGACTCGGCGTACGATGGCGGTGTGCTCGAAGTCTCGGCCGACGGCGGCGCATTTACGCAGGTCTTCCCCACTGCCGGGTACAATCGTCGCTTCCGGACGACGGCCGGCGGAGGCAATCCGTTCACCGGCCCGATGCCGGGACTGGCCTGTTACTCGGCCACGGTTTCGACCTGGACCACGGAGTCGCTTGATCTGAATCCCTATGCCGGGCAAGATATCCAGCTTCGTTTTCGCTTCGGATCGGACGCGGGTGCTCATCGTGAGGGCTGGTATGTTGACGATGTCTCCGTCACGGCCCCGCTGATCGCGCCTCCGCCGCCGACCGAGCCGATTTCCGTGACACTTTCCCGTCCCAGCGGTGGTCTGGTGACCCTGCACTGGGCCGATGACACGAATTACGGCTATAAGATTCTCTACTCGACGACTCCGGACGGACCGTGGACCTGGAATCCGGCCTGGGTGACGACGGGGAACAGCTTCGTGGTGCCGGACGGCATTGCCGAGGTAAGGCGCTTCTTCTATGTCATCGGTTGGGATGGGCAGTAGGCGACGCGGATCACCCCTATGATTCCCGGGCGGCCGGGGCCAAATGGCCCTGGCCGCTTTGTTTCAGCCTGCACGGTAGGTGATTCATGTCTCATTCAGCTCCGAGAATATTCTCCAACTCCCGTCGGCAGCTACTGCAATTTGTGCATTAGTACGCATTTACCGAGTGTGACAAATCGGTCGCTTGCGGTTGATTCACAGTCAAAAACCACGTAAATTAGCACTGCTAAATGTAGCTATATCACTTGTGTAACGCAGTGCAACTTGGCGTTTTGAGGTTAGGAGAAGCACCCCAATGAGTTTTCGGCGACAGTTTGACCAGCTCGGACAGATTAGCCTGATACTTGCCGTGCTGGTAGCAATTTGCTTAGTCCCCGGCAGTTATGCCGCGGAAACCGGTTCGCAGACTTCGGTCCGACCGGTCATGGTACCTGCCAATTTCAATCAGCTTGCAGGCCCGCAGGCGGTGGTTCGCATGCCGCAGGAGATGCTGGATCCGAGCCCGGCAGCGGTCCGACTGAGGTTCTATGATCCTCCCGTGGAGTACGGTACCGCGGAGGTGGGCGGCGAGACGTACCAGACCATGCAGATGCTCGGCGAGGCCAATACGCTCGAACCGGGCTTTCCCGATGTTCCGCGTATAGCCCGGCTCTTGATGGTCGATCGCACGGGGAATGTGGACCTGACGATTCTGAATCAGCAATTCCACATTGAGCAGGGCGGCGTTCCCGCTCCGGTGCAACCGCTGCAAGGCGACAATGGCTATGAGCCGTCCGTCCCGGTGCTTCCGGCGGACGAGATTTACGCGAACAACGACT
The nucleotide sequence above comes from candidate division KSB1 bacterium. Encoded proteins:
- a CDS encoding choice-of-anchor J domain-containing protein — protein: MGGSIPANFHRLTGPSAAVPCPTELIDSNPEAIRLGFYDPPFTRLGIELGGQSYVALRMDGEGSTLLPGQPDLPMVNRVLMVSNHGQVGVRIVSQSYHVESLDALPAPFVSLQSNDEESRMLVTPDSRIYSTDAWYPAEVAAVSTPATFRDLRIVNLSVFPIQVNPVTREIRVYDQLEVAVENLGGIGEHEIDLVPQSITPGFKKLYSMVTNFRDSALDALPVVPGKQLFICPDGTTQATTQLLVDWRRKKGNDAYLTTATAIGGNDAVLIRNYIVTEYNNSGGTLESVCLVGDPSGGAGYNLATHGTQLDNFFGTLGTGPNPDPVPDIGVGRLPVLDATQLGAMVTKTVNYEADPYVADTTWFRRAWCAAHIATIESNASTKQYTRQIMLQHGMDSVYFNIMTSDMTAEIMAPRIDQGVCVFNHRMSWLFEMDPIEIDGLTNGRKLPFVMTVTCGTGTFSGSGDVLSEAWVRKGTASTPIGAIGAVGMSGSGTHVAQNNIVDAGVMHGIFSLGIREQSLALIAGKLALYQTYSGHDDASVNNFCYWANLMGDPGVELFTRVPRTAVVTHPASIPLNTNNVTVTVAVGGGSPDPGALVGLVKGTETFARGYTDENGIVNLAVSTPTTGTMIITVTGPGIDTYNGTITVASAAASLSFFSNTVDDDNSGGTVGNSNGVLNPGETIDLNLRLTNSGTTSTVTGISGTLSCSHPGVSVTGATRGYPNIAVGANAAPTTPFRIQTAQLFNAEPISFFLTTTSSAGTQVIRLDLTPSSGDVAFVSSSFPDGNSRVDPGDTGPLTVTINNSGAVAFTNASAILRSLDPDITVTDSLGTYGAVANGANATNSGNPFALVASAQALGGSTARMQLVLTDVTGFRDSVEFLQNVGLVATTCATGPDAYGYYAFDNTETSPASAACQYFWTEISGVGTNLGMTDNAQDQDQSALRTLPFTFRYYGVDYTQITICSNGWIAFGDHTDITDFRNYPIPGPLGPPAMVAAFWDDLVIGGIANPGVWIYHDVANAQYIVQWRVQTRCTLVDEVFQIVLMNPAVYPSASGDGKILMQYQSVAQSSNCTAVGGVNDNEYSTTGIQNADHSAGLQYCYWNVYAPSAAPLAAGRAVVYTTDQTGSLIADLTLIAPNGGEQWYGADVRDIAWHPGDVGGNISIELSRSGTGGPWEPLTASTPNDGLFSFTVTGAASSTCRVRITSLSDPLQTDVSATDFSIAGLTLSAPDGGDFWFTGDTRTISWVPAGVAGNIRVELSRTGSGGPWTVLDAGTANDGLFDWVVVSPISTACRVRITAVNDGAQTDVSAADFTIATLQTILSEGFESGAPLWTHAASGGSWVDQWHISTELAQTGTHSYKCGDPSTGTYAALNDALLLSPVLTALPANATLRYSYQIEAEVSTTFPDSAYDGGVLEVSADGGAFTQVFPTAGYNRRFRTTAGGGNPFTGPMPGLACYSATVSTWTTESLDLNPYAGQDIQLRFRFGSDAGAHREGWYVDDVSVTAPLIAPPPPTEPISVTLSRPSGGLVTLHWADDTNYGYKILYSTTPDGPWTWNPAWVTTGNSFVVPDGIAEVRRFFYVIGWDGQ
- a CDS encoding PAS domain S-box protein — protein: MVNSGAQTEAEYGVEKLTAELDALRSRLYELEEMEIARVTEEQERFDSLGVLDEYAKQLEESRDKLTRLFRAAAAVQEARTVQATLQRIADAVHEAGWGSVSVSLFKNWAIVQAAYVGCTPEDIEFLESNRRSPEDRARQFGPAFERFKISRSYFVPAEELPSVIPVDTVVPGRREVQPGDEWNPMDLAYVPLYGSGGRVIGSVNCDDPVDGKRPTPEAFLYLELFADLAATKVETARLLEQQRRTAEAYRESEEKYRSVFTRSGDGFFLMDEYFRDCNAKACEIFACTRSDLIGASPVNFSPEIQPDGRPSTEAARAYIMAAMAGSAQSFYWKHRRKDGILIDCEVSLSSVEIGGEGLVLAIVRDITERRRVEAAMKENEERFRSVADATPVMIWMIDENNALAYLNRMGFDFLGLPPDQQFKADWSHHLHPDDAARFQAEFKAATAERKPFSLEYRMRRRDGAYRWVLNHGVPRYGVEGGYQGYIGSCLDVDDHKETVARLTQSQVLVQRILDASPDMLYVFDLREHRMLQVSPGVKQSLGFSPDDPELLSPNFVFQRVHPDDISHYNERMEELVRQPDGTTMQLQWRFRDKLNQWRWVESRNAVSLRDEAGNALQIVGSARDVTDQRLREVQHQVVSELSRLLVCGASRDQLLDVVPELIAQHIGFPIVAIQLLRPGGATLDYSGCYGMSPATTEISVATTRCGWVARTGEACAFADLSREEGEFCETARAAGFRGYVAAPLRDGDRVFGVLMTADREPRPEAPAYVRTLSAVADFLAYLLQCHCKCRAEGKLV
- a CDS encoding GTPase, with the protein product MNKIKTIIQGAAGRDFHNFNMLYRDNSACDVVAFTATQIPDIDGRRYPAKLAGSLYPKGIPIHAEAELETLVRKQQVDEVVFSYSDVAHEYVMHWASRVLAAGAAFRLVGGRATMVPSKKPVIAVCAVRTGAGKSQTTRRVAELVKAAGKKLVVVRHPMPYGDLVKQAVQRFASIKDLKAQHCTIEEMEEYEPHLDRGSIVYAGVDYERLLRQAEQEADVVLWDGGNNDLPFFKPDLHITVCDPLRAGHEVSYHPGEVNLRMAHAIVINKIDSATPEQVAQVRASIEICNPTAVVIDAASPISAEGAEKIRGKRVLVVEDGPTTTHGEMKYGAGVVLAKRFAAAELVDPRPYAVGTIAETFRKYPGIGPLLPAMGYGAKQMKDLQATIKKAKADLVIIATPIDLRRVIQLDKPAIRVRYDLQEIGSPTLDTVVAPLLERGSGKRR